In the Nothobranchius furzeri strain GRZ-AD chromosome 15, NfurGRZ-RIMD1, whole genome shotgun sequence genome, one interval contains:
- the ttll10 gene encoding protein polyglycylase TTLL10 isoform X2, producing the protein MPSICWVELCSNGQAAVRREGRRDKEKQETEVPCSNNESAASQRQREPGTEHLSPDCHAMQEVTSEGASDQAQREETVTQEKRIGFYNLSVKKKRQHGGKVPGTRVIDHHLQRSKPVLTAGRERHVEEPLGPGPFYYFGGENGKEIVSNYCKCKGWKRIYDSQREDFKLKWCESNSAAAYKNLREGQQLMFQIPNNKVLTSKSGLISSLQEYERVCSKVKYSNGNKRLKLEDFIPTTFRTDVRKERELFFSHFAQQEGEKEDRMWICKPTDKNRGRGITLLRGQEDVDALRLKIQELEEKPTKRVIPHQEQAYVVQHYILNPLLLNGRKFDVRSYLLIACTAPFMVFFHHGYVRLTCDVYDPKSKDLSTHLTNQYIQKKHPLYSVQKEDTVWSMEKFNAYVNYKFQVAKSLPRDWVLGAFARMQQIMIQCFQAAKSKLSNRLGFFDLFGCDFIIDEDFKVWLLEVNCNPALHTDCKVLQEVIPSTVQETLDLSLEIFDKCCRGEKILPLTSQKDFVLLYNGPLAPGSAQIVSKRDQVTKKTHKTEPQRFKPNTKGVGFNDNSVNEKCNNSTSASLRPNPVSVGTCFHDSKAIKHGKNIHVKLDHSKAVNDVRHPKTPEKTRTTGKQQAPNDRSSNFSAPYSPSKRAPLKRN; encoded by the exons ATGCCATCTATATGCTGGGTAGAGCTCTGCAGTAACGGCCAAGCAGCAGTTAGACGGGAGGGACGACGAGACAAAGAAAAGCAGGAAACAGAGGTTCCCTGCAGCAATAATGAGTCTGCAGCAAGCCAGAGGCAGAGGGAGCCTGGAACAGAACATTTGTCACCTGACTGTCATGCCATGCAGGAAGTGACATCAGAAGGTGCATCTGACCAAGCCCAGAGGGAGGAGACTGTGACTCAGGAGAAGAGAATTGGATTTTACAACTTATCCGTCAAGAAGAAAAGACAACATGGagggaaag TCCCGGGTACACGCGTCATCGACCATCACCTCCAGAGGTCCAAACCCGTGTTGACTGCTGGCAGAGAGAGGCACGTGGAGGAGCCTCTTGGGCCTGGACCTTTTTACTACTTTGGAGGAGAAAATGGAAAAGAGAT agtgagcaactactgCAAGTGCAAAGGATGGAAGAGAATCTATGACAGCCAGAGGGAAGATTTTAAGCTGAAGTGGTGCGAGAGCAACTCAGCAGCTGCTTACAAGAATCTCAGAGAAG GTCAACAGCTGATGTTCCAGATTCCAAACAACAAGGTGCTCACCTCTAAGAGCGGCCTCATCAGCAGCCTGCAGGAATACGAACGAGTGTGCAGCAAAGTCAAATACAGCAATGGGAACAA GAGGCTCAAATTGGAAGATTTCATCCCCACCACCTTCCGCACTGATGTGAGAAAGGAAAGGGAACTTTTCTTTTCCCATTTTGCCCAGCAGGAag GTGAGAAGGAGGATCGCATGTGGATCTGTAAGCCCACAGATAAGAACCGGGGAAGAGGGATCACCCTTCTGAGGGGCCAGGAGGACGTGGATGCCCTCAGACTGAAAATACAAGAGCTGGAGGAAAAGCCCACCAAGAGGGTGATTCCCCACCAGGAGCAGGCTTACGTCGTCCAGCA TTACATCCTGAACCCTCTGCTGCTAAACGGCAGAAAGTTTGACGTGCGCTCTTACCTACTGATTGCCTGCACGGCTCCTTTCATGGTTTTCTTTCATCACGGATACGTGCGCCTCACTTGTGATGTTTATGATCCAAAGTCCAAAGACCTCTCCACTCACCTCACCAACCAG TACATACAGAAGAAACACCCCCTCTACAGCGTGCAGAAGGAGGACACTGTGTGGTCCATGGAGAAGTTCAATGCCTACGTCAACTACAAGTTCCAGGTTGCCAAGAGTCTGCCCAGGGACTGGGTGCTCGGAGCCTTTGCG CGCATGCAGCAGATCATGATCCAGTGTTTCCAGGCGGCCAAGTCCAAGTTGAGCAACCGTTTGGGATTTTTCGACTTGTTCGGCTGTGACTTTATCATTGACGAGGATTTTAAG GTGTGGTTGTTGGAGGTGAACTGTAATCCAGCTCTGCACACGGACTGTAAGGTGCTGCAGGAGGTGATACCCAGCACAGTTCAGGAAACGCTCG ATTTATCCTTGGAAATCTTTGACAAGTGTTGCCGGGGAGAGAAAATCCTTCCTCTGACCAGCCAGAAAGACTTTGTGCTGCTGTACAATGGGCCTCTGGCTCCAGGTTCTGCACAGATTGTCAGCAAACGTGATCAAGTGACCAAAAAGACCCACAAGACAGAACCCCAGAGATTTAAACCCAACACAAAAGGCGTGGGTTTTAATGATAATTCTGTGAATGAAAAATGCAACAACAGCACTTCCGCATCTCTTCGTCCAAACCCCGTATCAGTAGGCACGTGTTTCCACGACAGCAAGGCAATTAAACATGGGAAAAACATTCATGTAAAACTTGATCATTCAAAAGCTGTGAATGATGTGAGACATCCAAAGACTCCAGAGAAAACAAGGACCACCGGGAAGCAGCAAGCTCCGAACGATCGCAGCTCCAACTTTAGCGCTCCTTACTCACCGTCCAAACGTGCACCACTCAAAAGGAATTGA
- the ttll10 gene encoding protein polyglycylase TTLL10 isoform X1 produces the protein MPSICWVELCSNGQAAVRREGRRDKEKQETEVPCSNNESAASQRQREPGTEHLSPDCHAMQEVTSEGASDQAQREETVTQEKRIGFYNLSVKKKRQHGGKVPGTRVIDHHLQRSKPVLTAGRERHVEEPLGPGPFYYFGGENGKEIVSNYCKCKGWKRIYDSQREDFKLKWCESNSAAAYKNLREGQQLMFQIPNNKVLTSKSGLISSLQEYERVCSKVKYSNGNKRLKLEDFIPTTFRTDVRKERELFFSHFAQQEGEKEDRMWICKPTDKNRGRGITLLRGQEDVDALRLKIQELEEKPTKRVIPHQEQAYVVQHYILNPLLLNGRKFDVRSYLLIACTAPFMVFFHHGYVRLTCDVYDPKSKDLSTHLTNQYIQKKHPLYSVQKEDTVWSMEKFNAYVNYKFQVAKSLPRDWVLGAFAKRMQQIMIQCFQAAKSKLSNRLGFFDLFGCDFIIDEDFKVWLLEVNCNPALHTDCKVLQEVIPSTVQETLDLSLEIFDKCCRGEKILPLTSQKDFVLLYNGPLAPGSAQIVSKRDQVTKKTHKTEPQRFKPNTKGVGFNDNSVNEKCNNSTSASLRPNPVSVGTCFHDSKAIKHGKNIHVKLDHSKAVNDVRHPKTPEKTRTTGKQQAPNDRSSNFSAPYSPSKRAPLKRN, from the exons ATGCCATCTATATGCTGGGTAGAGCTCTGCAGTAACGGCCAAGCAGCAGTTAGACGGGAGGGACGACGAGACAAAGAAAAGCAGGAAACAGAGGTTCCCTGCAGCAATAATGAGTCTGCAGCAAGCCAGAGGCAGAGGGAGCCTGGAACAGAACATTTGTCACCTGACTGTCATGCCATGCAGGAAGTGACATCAGAAGGTGCATCTGACCAAGCCCAGAGGGAGGAGACTGTGACTCAGGAGAAGAGAATTGGATTTTACAACTTATCCGTCAAGAAGAAAAGACAACATGGagggaaag TCCCGGGTACACGCGTCATCGACCATCACCTCCAGAGGTCCAAACCCGTGTTGACTGCTGGCAGAGAGAGGCACGTGGAGGAGCCTCTTGGGCCTGGACCTTTTTACTACTTTGGAGGAGAAAATGGAAAAGAGAT agtgagcaactactgCAAGTGCAAAGGATGGAAGAGAATCTATGACAGCCAGAGGGAAGATTTTAAGCTGAAGTGGTGCGAGAGCAACTCAGCAGCTGCTTACAAGAATCTCAGAGAAG GTCAACAGCTGATGTTCCAGATTCCAAACAACAAGGTGCTCACCTCTAAGAGCGGCCTCATCAGCAGCCTGCAGGAATACGAACGAGTGTGCAGCAAAGTCAAATACAGCAATGGGAACAA GAGGCTCAAATTGGAAGATTTCATCCCCACCACCTTCCGCACTGATGTGAGAAAGGAAAGGGAACTTTTCTTTTCCCATTTTGCCCAGCAGGAag GTGAGAAGGAGGATCGCATGTGGATCTGTAAGCCCACAGATAAGAACCGGGGAAGAGGGATCACCCTTCTGAGGGGCCAGGAGGACGTGGATGCCCTCAGACTGAAAATACAAGAGCTGGAGGAAAAGCCCACCAAGAGGGTGATTCCCCACCAGGAGCAGGCTTACGTCGTCCAGCA TTACATCCTGAACCCTCTGCTGCTAAACGGCAGAAAGTTTGACGTGCGCTCTTACCTACTGATTGCCTGCACGGCTCCTTTCATGGTTTTCTTTCATCACGGATACGTGCGCCTCACTTGTGATGTTTATGATCCAAAGTCCAAAGACCTCTCCACTCACCTCACCAACCAG TACATACAGAAGAAACACCCCCTCTACAGCGTGCAGAAGGAGGACACTGTGTGGTCCATGGAGAAGTTCAATGCCTACGTCAACTACAAGTTCCAGGTTGCCAAGAGTCTGCCCAGGGACTGGGTGCTCGGAGCCTTTGCG AAGCGCATGCAGCAGATCATGATCCAGTGTTTCCAGGCGGCCAAGTCCAAGTTGAGCAACCGTTTGGGATTTTTCGACTTGTTCGGCTGTGACTTTATCATTGACGAGGATTTTAAG GTGTGGTTGTTGGAGGTGAACTGTAATCCAGCTCTGCACACGGACTGTAAGGTGCTGCAGGAGGTGATACCCAGCACAGTTCAGGAAACGCTCG ATTTATCCTTGGAAATCTTTGACAAGTGTTGCCGGGGAGAGAAAATCCTTCCTCTGACCAGCCAGAAAGACTTTGTGCTGCTGTACAATGGGCCTCTGGCTCCAGGTTCTGCACAGATTGTCAGCAAACGTGATCAAGTGACCAAAAAGACCCACAAGACAGAACCCCAGAGATTTAAACCCAACACAAAAGGCGTGGGTTTTAATGATAATTCTGTGAATGAAAAATGCAACAACAGCACTTCCGCATCTCTTCGTCCAAACCCCGTATCAGTAGGCACGTGTTTCCACGACAGCAAGGCAATTAAACATGGGAAAAACATTCATGTAAAACTTGATCATTCAAAAGCTGTGAATGATGTGAGACATCCAAAGACTCCAGAGAAAACAAGGACCACCGGGAAGCAGCAAGCTCCGAACGATCGCAGCTCCAACTTTAGCGCTCCTTACTCACCGTCCAAACGTGCACCACTCAAAAGGAATTGA